Within Methyloversatilis discipulorum, the genomic segment CGGTAGCGGCGAACCGCCGGTCATCGTGATCGAGCCGACGCTGGGCCAGGCTGTGGTCAGCCTGCTCGACAACGCGTTGCGTGCCGGTGCGCCGGTCGACCTGGCACTCGACTGGAATGCCGAGGAAGTGCGCATCGAGTTACGCGACAGCGGACCGGGCTTTTCAGAGGACGTGCTGCGCAAGGCCGGACGCCAGACCTTCGGTGACGACGCCCAGGGCAGCGGCATCGGCCTGCTGCTGGCCACCGCCAGCCTGGAACGCATGGGTGGCAGACTCGAACTGGACAATCCCTGGACCGGTGGCGCACGAGCGACCATCCGGCTGCCTCTCGCACGCATAGGACTTCATGTCTGAATCGATACTGGTCATCGACGATGACGAAACCTTCAACGCGGTGCTGGTGAATGCACTGCGCCGGCGCGGGCTGGACGCCCATGGGTGCACCGACCCCGCCACTGCGCTTGCCGTGGCAGCGCGGCAGAAACCCGCCCGCGTCGTGCTCGACCTGAACCTGAATGGCACGTCCGGCCTGTCCCTCGTCCGGCCGCTGCTCGACGCACTGCCCGAACTGCGCATCGTCGTGCTGACCGGTTACGCGAGCATCGCCACCGCGGTCGATGCGATCAAGCTGGGCGCCTTTCAGTATCTGGCCAAGCCGGTAGAGGTCGACGCCATCCTGTCGGCCTTCGATTGCGTGGTGAGCTCACCTGCCGACGACATGCTCGACGCCGAGCCGCTGTCGGTCGGACGCCTCGAATGGGAGCACATCCAGCGTGTGCTGAAGGAGCACGACGGCAACATTTCCGCCACCGCGCGCGCGCTGAAGATGCACCGCCGGACGCTGCAGCGCAAGCTGATGAAGCGCCCGGTCAAGGCCTGACCGGGCCGGGCGCGGCCGCGCGCCCTCAGTGGTGTGCGTGACCCGCAGCAGGCTGGATGTCGAGCACCGCGGCCGGCATCTTCAGGTCACGCGTGGTCTGCCCCTCGGCGGGAATCTGCGACCAGTCGTTCACGCCCTGCTCGCACAGCTGCTTCACCTTGAACCAGCGGCGTCCCGCCGCGTCGGGCAACTTCATCATCAACACGAACTCGTCGTAGTGGGCGTCGGCCAGCGGGCCACCACGCCAGCTCACCTCGACCACGGCGTCAGTGACCGGCTTGCCGTGGTTCATCAGCGGCTGCGCCAGCTTCTCGCTGCGCGTGCTGACCGTCCAGCCCGGCTTCACCATCGGCTTCACGCTGGCCATCGGCTCGGGCAGCGTCACCGTCACTTCGGTGGTGGCCGAGCCTTCGCAGCCGTGGCCGACACGGAACACGCCCTTGTAGTAGCTGCCGGCGGTCGCCACCTGCTGTTCGAGCACGACGTGCGCATTGGCGACGACGGGGGCGGCAAGCAGCGCCAGTGCGCAGATCCTGATCTTCATCCTTACATCCTCCATTCGATGCCGGCATAGACGGCGCGGCCGTCACCCGGCAGGTAGACGTTGCGCGCACCGGCGGCCAGCGCACTGAAATCGCGCACCACACTGGTGGTGGCGGCATAACGGCGGTCACCGAGATTGCGTCCCTCGATGAACCAGGACAGCTGACGGCCGAGCTGCTGCTGCAGCCGCAGGCCGAAGATGGCGTAGTCGTCGGCGAATTCGGTATTCGCCATGTCCACCGCATAGCGCTGCGGCGACCACTCGGCATTCACCGCCACCTTCAGCGGACCGCCCGGCGCACCGGCGAAGCGGTAGCCCAGTTCGCCGCGGAACAGCGTGCGCGGCACGCCGGGCAGGCGGTTGTCACCGAACAGCGCGTCATCGTCGAAACGGAAGTCGTTGTAGAGCAGCGCCTGACGCCACTCGAAACCGCCGCCGAACTGGCCGTTGGCGGCGAACTCGACACCACGGTGCAGCGTGCGCGGCACGTTCAGCGTGGTGTTGACCGGCGTACCGCCGAGATTCAAGGAATAGGCCAGCAGTTCGTCGGTCACCTTGGCACGGTAGAGCGCGAGATCGACGGCACCCCAGCCGAAGCTGCCGCGGCCACCCACTTCCCACGTGGTCGCACGCTGCGCGCGCAGCGAATCGATCACCGCGGCGCCACCGGTCAGTTCGCCGAAGGACGGCGGCTCGAAGCTGCGCGACACGTTGCCGAACAGTTGCACCGCCGGCGACAGATCGTGGCGAAGGCCGAACTTCGGGCTCCAGCCCTCGTAGGAACCGCTGAAGCTCTCGTCGGCACCACCGCAGACCAGCGGACCGCCGGTAAAGCACAGGTCGCGGCTGCGCCGGCGCGCGTTCGTGTACTGCGTACCGACCACCGCCGTCCAGCCCGGCACGAAGGTGAACTGGTCCTCGACATAGGCTTCGAGGTTGCGGGCCGACGTATCGAACTTGTTGGTGCGCGCGCCGCGCGTGCCGCCGATGTTCACCCAGCGGTCGTCGTCGGTGTCGCCGCGCGAACTCGCCAGGCCGGCAACCAGCCGGTTCGGCCGGCCCGCCAGCGTACCGTCCGACACCATGCGCAGTTCGGCGCCGAAGTCCTTGCTGCGCTGGTCGAGCACCTGGAAGATCGGGTGGAACAGGTCCTTGTCGGCGTAGTAGGCGGACAGCTCGAAGCGCAGACCGTCGGCCGCCTGCCAGACGGTGCGATTGGACACGCGCCACAGATCGATGTCGCGCTTCTGGTTGCCGGTGATGTTGCCGGCGGCCGCCTGGCGCGGGTTGTCGCGCAGCTGGGCGCGCGTCAGGTTGCCCGGCAGTTCCGAATCGCTCTGCGCGGCCTGCACGAAGAAGCGTGTTTCCAGCGACGGCGCGAGCAGCATGCCGATATTGCCGACCACGCGCTGCGTGTCCTGCCGCGCATGGTCGCGGAAGCCATCCTGGGCAAAGCTGGTCGCACTGAAGTAGCCATCGACGCGGCCGGCCGCGAAACCGCCGGCCAGCTGGCTGCGCAGATAGCCGAAGGCGCCGGTCTCGGCGCGCACCGTCAGTGCCGGCGCGTCGTGGCCGGTCGGCGATACATAGTTGATCGCCCCGCCCAGCGTGCTCGATCCGTATTGCAGCGCATTGGCGCCGCGCCACACTTCGATGTAGCGCGTGGCCAGCGGCTCCAGCACCTGGAAATCGCCCCCACCGTCGGCCAGATTGATCGGCACGCCGTCCTGCATCAACTTGATGCCGCGCAGGTGGAAGGTGCGCTGCAATCCGGAGCCGCGGATCGACAGGCGCGACTCCTCCGAGCCGAAGCGCGGCTGCACGAATACGCCGGCGCTGTAACCCAGCGCGTCCTGCAGTGTCGATACACGGGCGTCGCGAAAGCTGGCGGCGTCGATCACCGCTGCGCCGCCCGGCGTCAGGGCGAGCGCCGCACGCGCCTCGTCGATGCTGGGCAAGGTGGCGGCGTCGGTGCGCCGCGCCTCGACGCGTACGGCGGGCAACTGCAGCGTGCCGTCGGCGAAAACAGCCGGTGCGGCCGCCAGCGCGGCCAGGGCGAGAGGAATACGCTTGAGACGCGTGCGCGCAGGCGCGGTCGCGTGGAACGACAGGAACATGACGGTACTTTCGGATGGAGTGCGTCGCGCCGCGCGCAGGCGCAGGACAGCGACACGGAACGCGCGACGGCGATCAGGCTGTCACGCGGACGAAGGCGAGGGAATCAGGCGAGCGCTGGCGGCGCGCGTGGGGAAGGCGCCAGCAGCGTGGCGGCGGTGACGGCGGCCGAGAGCGTCGGCGGCGGCGCCTGCCGCTCGGCATGCAGCGCGAACACCGCATGCGCCGCTTGCGTCGGCAGCACCGGCAGCGATTGCGCAACGCACCAGGGGCAATGACCGGCTTTGCCGCCTTCGTCGTCACCCTGTTCCGCGGCCGATGCCGATCCGATGCCGAAAGCGGTACAGATCTGCGCGATGCCGGTCGGATCGGCCGACTGCTGCCAGCGCATCAGCGTAGGCAGCAGCGCCTGCGCGCACACTGCGAACAGCGCGAGCATCAGGGCGAGGCGGAAACGGGGGCGGGCGGGCGACATGGGCGCGGATGGTAGCCCGCGAGCGCCCCGCCGTGCAACACAGGCGGCCGGCGCACGCTGCATGCGTTAACATGTCGCGTCCGGCGCTGCCGCGCCCTGGTCCGAGTTACGCCAGAAAGTCCCCTTACTGATGATCCGAAAGTTGCTGCGCCGGATATTCCGTCGCCCCGAAGACAACGCCCGTACGCAGGCCGCGAGCAGCGGCCCTGTTCATATTCCGCGCGCACAGCACGGCATCGCACGCGAACAGCTGCTGCCGGCGGCGCGCAAGGTGTGCGATTCGCTGCAGGCAGAGGGCTACCAGGCCTATGTGGTCGGTGGCGCGGTACGCGACCTGATCGCCGGAATCGAACCCAAGGATTTCGACGTCGCAACCAGTGCCACGCCGGAACAGGTGACCGCGGTGTTCCGCCGCGCACGCATGATCGGCCGCCGCTTCAAGATCGTGCATGTCATGTTCGGCCGCGACGTGATCGAGGTCACCACCTTCCGCGGCGACTCCGAGGCGGTGACCGACGAGCACGGCCGCATCCTGCACGACAATGTGTTCGGCACGATGGAAGAGGATGCCGCGCGCCGCGATTTCACGGTCAATGCGCTGTACTACGACCCGGCGACCGAAACCGTCGTCGACTTCCACCACGGCGTGGCCGACCTGAAGCAGAAGACCTTGCGCATGATCGGTGATGCGCCGCGCCGCTACCGCGAAGACCCGGTGCGCATGCTGCGCGCGGTGCGGCTGGCTGCCAAGCTCGGTCTGGTGATCGATCCCGACGCGCGCGAGCCGATACGGTCGATGGCCAGCCTGCTCGAAAACGTGCCGCCGGCCCGCCTGTTCGACGAAATGCTGAAGCTGCTGACCAGCGGCCACGCGGTGCGCTGCGTGCGCCAGCTGCGCGAGGACGGCCTGCACCACGGCCTGCTGCCGCTACTCGACGTCATTCTCGAACAGCCGATGGGCGAACGCTTCGTCATGCTGTCGCTGGAGCGCACCGACGAGCGCGTGCGCGAGGGCAAATCGATCTCGCCCGGCTTCCTGTTCGCCACGCTGCTGTGGCACGAAGTGCTGGCCGACTGGGAGAAGCGCAAGCAGGCAGGCGAACCGTCGATCCCGGCGATGTTCGAGGCGATGAGCGCAGTGCTCGACCAGCAGGCGGAGAAGCTCGCCATCACGCGGCGCATCGCCACCGACATCAAGGACATCTGGCTGCTGCAGCCGCGCTTCGAACAACGCGCCGGCAAGCGCCCCTACCGCCTGCTCGAACTGCCGCGCTTCCGCGCCGCCTACGACTTCCTGCTGCTGCGGGCGGGAAGCGGAGAGGTTGAACAGGAGCTGGCCGACTGGTGGACCGACTTCGCCGCCGCCGACGGCCCGACCCGCGAATCGATGCTGCGCCCGGAAGAGGCGCCGAAGAAGCGCCGCCGCCCGCGGCGCAAACCGACGGCCGGTGCGGCCGCGGCCGAGTGATGCTGCCGCAGTTGCCTGCATGGACACAGGCGGCCGGCCTGCTTGTCGCGTCCAACGTATTCATGACCTTCGCGTGGTACGCGCACCTGCGCGACCTGAACCACCGTCCGTGGTGGTACGCCGCCCTGTTCTCGTGGGGCATTGCGCTGTTCGAATACCTGCTGCAGGTGCCGGCCAACCGCATCGGCCACACGCAGCTGTCACTCGGTCAGCTCAAGATCATGCAGGAGGTGATCACGCTGAGCGTGTTCGTGCCTTTCGCCGTGTTCTACATGAACGAACCGCTCAAGCTTGACTATCTGTGGGCCGCGCTGTGTATGCTGGGCGCGGTGTATTTCATCTTCCGCTGATCCCCGGATCCGCTTCCTCGAC encodes:
- a CDS encoding response regulator transcription factor → MSESILVIDDDETFNAVLVNALRRRGLDAHGCTDPATALAVAARQKPARVVLDLNLNGTSGLSLVRPLLDALPELRIVVLTGYASIATAVDAIKLGAFQYLAKPVEVDAILSAFDCVVSSPADDMLDAEPLSVGRLEWEHIQRVLKEHDGNISATARALKMHRRTLQRKLMKRPVKA
- a CDS encoding YcnI family copper-binding membrane protein is translated as MKIRICALALLAAPVVANAHVVLEQQVATAGSYYKGVFRVGHGCEGSATTEVTVTLPEPMASVKPMVKPGWTVSTRSEKLAQPLMNHGKPVTDAVVEVSWRGGPLADAHYDEFVLMMKLPDAAGRRWFKVKQLCEQGVNDWSQIPAEGQTTRDLKMPAAVLDIQPAAGHAHH
- a CDS encoding TonB-dependent receptor family protein, coding for MFLSFHATAPARTRLKRIPLALAALAAAPAVFADGTLQLPAVRVEARRTDAATLPSIDEARAALALTPGGAAVIDAASFRDARVSTLQDALGYSAGVFVQPRFGSEESRLSIRGSGLQRTFHLRGIKLMQDGVPINLADGGGDFQVLEPLATRYIEVWRGANALQYGSSTLGGAINYVSPTGHDAPALTVRAETGAFGYLRSQLAGGFAAGRVDGYFSATSFAQDGFRDHARQDTQRVVGNIGMLLAPSLETRFFVQAAQSDSELPGNLTRAQLRDNPRQAAAGNITGNQKRDIDLWRVSNRTVWQAADGLRFELSAYYADKDLFHPIFQVLDQRSKDFGAELRMVSDGTLAGRPNRLVAGLASSRGDTDDDRWVNIGGTRGARTNKFDTSARNLEAYVEDQFTFVPGWTAVVGTQYTNARRRSRDLCFTGGPLVCGGADESFSGSYEGWSPKFGLRHDLSPAVQLFGNVSRSFEPPSFGELTGGAAVIDSLRAQRATTWEVGGRGSFGWGAVDLALYRAKVTDELLAYSLNLGGTPVNTTLNVPRTLHRGVEFAANGQFGGGFEWRQALLYNDFRFDDDALFGDNRLPGVPRTLFRGELGYRFAGAPGGPLKVAVNAEWSPQRYAVDMANTEFADDYAIFGLRLQQQLGRQLSWFIEGRNLGDRRYAATTSVVRDFSALAAGARNVYLPGDGRAVYAGIEWRM
- a CDS encoding DUF2946 family protein encodes the protein MSPARPRFRLALMLALFAVCAQALLPTLMRWQQSADPTGIAQICTAFGIGSASAAEQGDDEGGKAGHCPWCVAQSLPVLPTQAAHAVFALHAERQAPPPTLSAAVTAATLLAPSPRAPPALA
- the pcnB gene encoding polynucleotide adenylyltransferase PcnB, with translation MIRKLLRRIFRRPEDNARTQAASSGPVHIPRAQHGIAREQLLPAARKVCDSLQAEGYQAYVVGGAVRDLIAGIEPKDFDVATSATPEQVTAVFRRARMIGRRFKIVHVMFGRDVIEVTTFRGDSEAVTDEHGRILHDNVFGTMEEDAARRDFTVNALYYDPATETVVDFHHGVADLKQKTLRMIGDAPRRYREDPVRMLRAVRLAAKLGLVIDPDAREPIRSMASLLENVPPARLFDEMLKLLTSGHAVRCVRQLREDGLHHGLLPLLDVILEQPMGERFVMLSLERTDERVREGKSISPGFLFATLLWHEVLADWEKRKQAGEPSIPAMFEAMSAVLDQQAEKLAITRRIATDIKDIWLLQPRFEQRAGKRPYRLLELPRFRAAYDFLLLRAGSGEVEQELADWWTDFAAADGPTRESMLRPEEAPKKRRRPRRKPTAGAAAAE
- a CDS encoding DMT family protein — encoded protein: MLPQLPAWTQAAGLLVASNVFMTFAWYAHLRDLNHRPWWYAALFSWGIALFEYLLQVPANRIGHTQLSLGQLKIMQEVITLSVFVPFAVFYMNEPLKLDYLWAALCMLGAVYFIFR